One part of the Terrimicrobium sacchariphilum genome encodes these proteins:
- a CDS encoding 4-alpha-glucanotransferase — MFALRGSEDLGIGDTEALKEFVTWAASHGFGAVQVLPVNETGNDSSPYNLLSAFALEPSTIATTPRVIPELDEVSYNKVLSDHNVRALQEGRVQYGPVKTLKNELLQAAFANFQAKPDKKRAKAFQDFQKQNADWLVDYSFHRALVAWNRTELVTEWPAEHRSPIAAQAWADKLDSATRKKLDLSRKYYAFIQWIAYDQWLAVRQHAEAAGVALIGDVPVGVSLFSADVWREPEIFDLVRSSGAPPEKVFKSDPFTEQWGQNWGFPLYAWERMSRDNFSWWRRRLRLLKEFFHLMRVDHALGFFRIYSFPWRPEENAKFIDLTPEQAAEITQGPLPCFVDRDDSTEENREFNRLHGEMILKVFIEEMGEHLLIAEDLGEVAPYVRPTLAKLEVPGFKIPQWERDWDRLIKGSQYPRLSLATFATHDHPPVKKHWTALYTDALSEDQKTRDAAIHSMWELMDFCGHPDIKLPQPYTEEIHQIFVKGLFASNSWLAVHMITDLLGTDEQYNVPGSAGDTNWTQRMNDPVARLNEVWAGVLPAIETAVTETGRRAI, encoded by the coding sequence GTGTTCGCCCTGCGGGGCAGCGAAGACCTCGGCATCGGAGATACGGAAGCGCTGAAGGAGTTTGTGACCTGGGCGGCCAGCCACGGGTTTGGCGCGGTGCAGGTGCTCCCGGTGAACGAAACCGGCAACGACTCCAGCCCCTATAACCTGCTGAGCGCCTTTGCCCTCGAGCCCTCGACCATCGCCACCACGCCGCGGGTCATCCCCGAGCTGGACGAGGTGAGTTACAACAAGGTCCTCAGCGACCACAACGTCCGCGCCCTGCAGGAAGGCCGGGTGCAGTACGGACCCGTAAAAACGCTCAAAAACGAACTGCTCCAGGCCGCCTTTGCCAACTTTCAGGCCAAGCCCGACAAGAAGCGGGCCAAAGCCTTCCAGGACTTCCAGAAGCAGAATGCCGACTGGCTGGTCGATTACAGCTTTCACCGCGCCCTCGTGGCCTGGAACCGCACCGAACTCGTCACCGAGTGGCCGGCGGAGCACCGCAGCCCGATCGCCGCGCAAGCCTGGGCGGACAAGCTCGACTCCGCCACGCGCAAGAAGCTCGACCTGAGCCGGAAATACTACGCCTTCATCCAATGGATCGCCTACGACCAGTGGCTCGCCGTGCGCCAGCATGCCGAGGCTGCGGGCGTGGCCCTCATCGGCGACGTGCCGGTTGGCGTGAGCCTCTTCAGCGCCGATGTATGGCGCGAACCGGAGATCTTTGACCTCGTGCGATCCAGCGGCGCTCCGCCGGAGAAGGTCTTCAAATCCGACCCGTTCACCGAGCAGTGGGGGCAAAACTGGGGCTTCCCGCTCTACGCCTGGGAGCGCATGTCGCGCGACAACTTCTCCTGGTGGCGGCGTCGGCTGCGGCTGCTGAAGGAATTCTTCCACCTCATGCGCGTCGACCATGCGCTCGGGTTTTTCCGCATCTACAGCTTCCCGTGGCGGCCGGAGGAGAATGCGAAGTTCATCGACCTCACGCCCGAACAGGCGGCCGAAATCACGCAAGGGCCGCTGCCGTGTTTCGTCGACCGCGACGACTCGACGGAGGAAAACCGCGAGTTTAACCGCCTGCATGGCGAGATGATCCTCAAGGTCTTCATCGAGGAAATGGGCGAACACCTGCTCATCGCCGAGGACCTCGGCGAGGTCGCGCCTTACGTACGCCCCACCCTCGCCAAGCTCGAGGTGCCGGGTTTCAAGATTCCCCAATGGGAGCGCGATTGGGACCGGCTGATCAAGGGTTCGCAGTATCCCCGCCTGAGCCTCGCCACCTTTGCCACCCACGACCACCCGCCGGTGAAGAAACACTGGACCGCGCTCTACACCGACGCCCTGAGCGAGGACCAAAAGACCCGCGACGCGGCCATTCACTCGATGTGGGAGCTCATGGACTTCTGCGGGCACCCGGATATCAAGCTCCCACAGCCCTACACCGAGGAAATCCACCAGATTTTCGTAAAAGGTCTCTTCGCCTCCAACTCCTGGCTGGCCGTCCACATGATCACCGACCTGCTCGGCACGGACGAGCAGTACAACGTCCCCGGATCTGCCGGAGACACGAACTGGACGCAGCGAATGAACGACCCCGTCGCTCGCCTAAACGAGGTCTGGGCGGGGGTTCTGCCTGCCATAGAAACCGCGGTTACCGAGACCGGACGGCGAGCTATTTGA
- a CDS encoding HU family DNA-binding protein: MANLTKRDLVIRISKETGLVQQDVFDVIQKTLDYITDALANGQDVELRNFGVFEVRLTKSRVGRNPHKPEHDVTIPARATVKFKSGKIMRQRVLLRTDELKNATPGDAETAPSA, from the coding sequence ATGGCAAACCTCACGAAAAGGGATCTGGTCATCAGGATCAGCAAGGAAACCGGGCTTGTTCAACAGGATGTCTTTGATGTGATCCAGAAAACCCTGGACTACATCACGGACGCCCTCGCCAACGGCCAGGACGTGGAGCTTCGCAACTTTGGGGTCTTCGAAGTTCGTCTGACGAAATCGCGCGTGGGCCGCAATCCGCACAAGCCTGAACACGACGTGACGATCCCGGCCCGGGCTACGGTTAAGTTCAAGTCCGGCAAGATCATGCGTCAGCGCGTCCTTCTTCGCACCGACGAGTTGAAGAACGCCACACCGGGCGACGCCGAGACCGCCCCGAGCGCGTAA
- a CDS encoding nucleoside hydrolase produces MAIPVILDTDIGTDIDDTWALAQLLRCPELDLKLILTATGDAVYRATITARFLEVAGRTDIPIGLGVNSHPMTDGRNQDPWIRGYDLASYGGEIAEDGVGRLIRIIEESTEPVTIIAIAPSGNLAAAVTRAPHIAARCRLVGMFGSFDVGYSGGLPASNETNVRMDPAALRTVLAADWQDVLITPLDTCNAAVLTGENYHRIWCATSDPVLRAVIENYCIFAPLVGWMHCDYFATRSTILFDCVAVYLAYAEDLVETEAIRFDITDDGYTIRDDAAPYPARVALRWKDLDGFLNHLTERLLAGA; encoded by the coding sequence ATGGCCATTCCTGTCATTCTGGATACCGATATCGGCACGGATATCGATGATACGTGGGCGCTGGCGCAACTCCTGCGCTGCCCGGAACTCGACCTCAAACTCATCCTCACCGCGACGGGCGATGCGGTTTATCGCGCGACGATCACGGCGCGATTTCTCGAGGTGGCGGGCAGGACGGACATCCCGATCGGCCTGGGGGTGAATTCCCATCCCATGACGGACGGGCGCAATCAGGACCCGTGGATCAGGGGCTACGACCTGGCCTCCTATGGCGGCGAGATCGCGGAGGACGGCGTGGGCCGCCTCATCCGGATCATCGAGGAAAGCACGGAGCCGGTGACGATCATCGCCATCGCGCCGTCCGGGAATCTCGCGGCGGCGGTGACCCGCGCCCCGCACATCGCGGCCCGGTGCAGGCTGGTCGGCATGTTTGGAAGCTTCGATGTCGGCTACTCCGGCGGCCTGCCCGCGAGCAATGAAACCAACGTGCGCATGGACCCCGCCGCCCTGCGCACCGTGCTTGCCGCCGACTGGCAGGACGTGCTGATCACGCCCCTCGATACCTGCAACGCCGCCGTGCTCACCGGCGAGAATTACCACCGCATCTGGTGCGCCACGAGCGACCCCGTCCTGCGCGCCGTGATCGAGAACTACTGCATCTTTGCCCCGCTCGTGGGCTGGATGCATTGCGACTACTTCGCCACCCGCTCGACCATTCTCTTCGATTGCGTGGCCGTGTACCTCGCCTATGCCGAGGATCTGGTCGAGACGGAGGCGATCCGCTTCGACATCACCGACGACGGCTACACCATCCGCGACGATGCCGCCCCCTACCCCGCCCGCGTCGCCCTGCGGTGGAAGGACCTCGACGGCTTTCTAAACCATCTGACGGAAAGGCTGCTGGCGGGAGCGTAG
- a CDS encoding SAM-dependent methyltransferase, translating into MSSDPAPPVDIPRIFNIMESAHRIHNPITPEKLATLGAALRLKPGAHVLDLGSGSGEMLCTWARDHGITGVGIDMSPVFTAQARRRAEELGVADRVAFLHRDAAGYVSEEKVCVAACVGATWIGGGVDGTIELLTRSLRDGGIILIGEPFWRQLPPSDDVAKGCLAHSLSDFLLLPDLLASFGRLGYDVVEMVLADQDGWDRYEAAKWLTIRHWLAANPDDELAHEVRAKLTSEPVRYATYTREYLGWGVFALMAR; encoded by the coding sequence ATGTCATCCGATCCCGCCCCTCCCGTAGACATCCCGCGCATCTTCAACATCATGGAGAGCGCGCACCGCATTCATAACCCGATCACCCCCGAAAAGCTCGCCACTCTCGGCGCTGCGTTGCGGCTCAAACCCGGAGCGCACGTACTCGACCTCGGCAGCGGCTCGGGGGAGATGCTGTGCACCTGGGCGCGCGATCATGGAATCACCGGGGTCGGAATCGACATGAGTCCGGTGTTCACCGCACAGGCAAGGCGTCGCGCTGAGGAACTCGGCGTCGCGGACCGGGTCGCCTTCCTCCATCGAGATGCCGCAGGCTATGTCTCCGAGGAAAAGGTCTGCGTGGCCGCCTGTGTCGGAGCCACCTGGATCGGCGGGGGAGTCGACGGCACCATCGAGCTGCTGACGCGGAGCTTGCGTGACGGCGGCATCATCCTCATCGGAGAACCCTTTTGGCGGCAGCTTCCGCCCTCGGACGACGTCGCCAAGGGATGCCTCGCCCATTCCCTCTCCGACTTCCTCCTGCTCCCAGACCTCCTCGCCTCCTTTGGCCGCCTGGGCTACGACGTCGTCGAGATGGTTCTCGCCGATCAGGACGGTTGGGACCGATACGAGGCGGCCAAATGGCTCACCATACGCCACTGGCTTGCCGCCAATCCCGACGATGAGCTTGCGCACGAGGTGCGCGCCAAGCTGACCTCGGAACCCGTGCGTTATGCCACCTACACGCGCGAGTATCTCGGCTGGGGCGTGTTTGCGCTAATGGCGAGGTGA
- a CDS encoding NAD-dependent epimerase/dehydratase family protein: MFRKNVRVLVAGAGGFIGGHLVCNLLKAGFQVRAVDRKPQWQWYQRYGEAENLTLNLEEKEACIQAANGCDEIYNLAADMGGMGFIELNKGKCMLSVLINTHLLQAAQICGVPRFFYASSACVYAGYKQTETSNPGLKETDAYPADPEDGYGWEKLFSERMCRHFMEDFGIETRVARYHNVYGPNGTYDGGREKAPAAICRKVITALRSGKLEIDIWGDGLQTRSFQYIDDCIFGTRAIMDSQIRQPLNLGSAEMVSINQLVAIVEDIAGVKLKHNYQLDKPKGVRGRSSDNTLIKELLDWEPSISLREGMEKTYAWIYDQIASEKSDSSIVNRF, from the coding sequence ATGTTTCGGAAAAATGTAAGAGTATTGGTCGCCGGTGCAGGCGGATTTATCGGAGGTCATCTGGTATGCAATTTACTAAAAGCAGGATTTCAGGTGCGTGCAGTTGACAGGAAGCCCCAATGGCAGTGGTACCAACGTTATGGAGAAGCAGAAAACCTGACATTGAATCTCGAGGAGAAGGAAGCCTGTATTCAAGCAGCCAATGGTTGCGACGAGATATACAACCTTGCAGCCGACATGGGAGGAATGGGGTTTATCGAGCTAAATAAAGGAAAGTGCATGCTTAGCGTCCTCATCAACACTCACCTTCTCCAAGCCGCTCAAATATGCGGTGTCCCCCGCTTCTTTTACGCCTCTTCTGCCTGCGTCTATGCAGGATACAAGCAAACGGAAACAAGCAATCCAGGATTGAAGGAAACGGATGCTTATCCGGCTGATCCCGAGGACGGCTACGGTTGGGAAAAGCTCTTCAGTGAAAGGATGTGCCGTCACTTCATGGAAGATTTCGGCATCGAAACTCGGGTGGCTCGCTACCATAACGTCTATGGCCCAAACGGCACTTATGATGGAGGACGAGAGAAAGCTCCTGCTGCTATTTGCCGAAAAGTGATCACAGCACTTCGCTCCGGAAAACTAGAGATCGACATTTGGGGGGATGGATTACAAACCCGTAGCTTTCAATATATAGACGATTGCATTTTCGGAACTCGAGCGATCATGGACAGCCAAATCCGCCAACCCCTCAACCTCGGAAGCGCAGAGATGGTATCCATCAATCAACTCGTTGCGATCGTGGAGGATATTGCCGGCGTGAAGCTGAAGCATAATTACCAGTTGGACAAGCCGAAGGGTGTTCGGGGCCGAAGCAGCGACAATACGCTTATCAAGGAACTTCTCGACTGGGAACCATCGATTTCTTTACGCGAGGGAATGGAAAAAACATATGCGTGGATTTATGATCAAATCGCTTCTGAAAAATCCGACTCTTCGATAGTGAATCGTTTTTAG
- a CDS encoding glycosyltransferase family 2 protein, producing the protein MTNDTTRNAAKVYVVIPVYNRLELTLGCLACLEKQDYRNFESILVDDASTDGTSDLVAEKYPTTRIIRTVGDRWWTGATNDGIRLAMETASDDDYILLLNNDLVFPPNLLRVLTSTQNAKGKNSVIGAITLDSRDGKTIRNGGTNLNPWTMKFSFPNAGRSIAEFSSGHVEPTVYQTGRGVLYPAWIFRKYGMFDDIHFKQCGDCEFPLRLAHQGISLWIAYDAQVQTNDKDTAQINHTVRKKLSDWREYFFGVRSNTNLKYQYYFARAASRPFYRPLGIGIYLSRVFLGFAKRVVR; encoded by the coding sequence ATGACAAACGACACAACGCGCAATGCAGCTAAAGTATATGTTGTAATCCCTGTTTATAATCGTCTTGAGTTGACATTGGGCTGCTTGGCTTGTTTGGAAAAACAAGATTATCGGAATTTTGAATCAATTCTTGTCGACGATGCCTCAACCGATGGCACCTCGGACCTTGTTGCCGAGAAATATCCGACCACTAGAATCATTCGAACTGTAGGAGACCGCTGGTGGACCGGGGCAACCAACGATGGCATACGCCTCGCGATGGAAACGGCTTCGGATGACGACTATATTCTGCTTTTGAACAATGACTTGGTATTCCCGCCCAACCTCCTGCGGGTTCTAACCTCAACACAAAACGCAAAAGGAAAAAATTCTGTTATCGGAGCGATCACGCTGGATTCTCGCGACGGTAAGACCATCCGCAATGGAGGCACGAATTTAAATCCGTGGACGATGAAGTTCTCTTTTCCCAACGCGGGACGATCGATTGCGGAGTTCTCGTCAGGACATGTGGAACCCACGGTCTACCAAACAGGCAGAGGGGTTCTCTATCCGGCGTGGATTTTTAGGAAATACGGGATGTTTGATGACATCCATTTCAAACAGTGTGGAGACTGCGAATTTCCCCTGCGTCTCGCCCATCAAGGAATAAGCCTCTGGATCGCCTACGATGCTCAGGTGCAGACTAATGATAAGGATACAGCCCAAATCAATCACACGGTTCGGAAAAAGCTTTCGGATTGGAGAGAGTATTTTTTTGGAGTTCGTTCCAACACGAATCTGAAGTACCAATACTATTTCGCTCGCGCGGCATCACGGCCCTTCTACAGACCGCTAGGTATAGGAATATACCTTTCCCGGGTGTTTCTAGGATTTGCCAAACGCGTAGTCAGATAG
- a CDS encoding alpha-1,4-glucan--maltose-1-phosphate maltosyltransferase → MKLSEADTVVIDHITPQLEGGRYAVKRISGQDLVVEADILKEGHDLVTAVLKWRPKGDAAWRETPMTLGQNDRWTGTLSVGQIGAWEYTVEAWGDTFRSWQDEVRKKFNGGLRDLKSEALEGASLVSKAAARAGKSPDAKRLKAFASQLQQADAEALSTISASLELTALMIAWTDRSLSTTHAPLPLWVDRERAAYAAWYEFFPRSAEGKADSGSTFRDCLPRIDDAKAMGFDVIYFPPIHPIGETNRKGRNNSLHAEPGEPGVPYAIGNHRHGVNGGGHKDVAPELGTLEDLSWLIGEVKKRGMEIAIDFAINCSPDHPYVESHPEWFFKRPDGTIKYAENPPKKYEDVYPLNFHNDNWQALWQEMRDVIAFWCEIGIRTFRVDNPHTKPVSFWEYLIGDIHETYPDAIFLSEAFTRPKMMQVLAKVGFTQSYTYFTWRNTKWELTEYLTELTQTEMKDYFRGNFFTNTPDILPEYLQRSGRPGFLIRAFLAATLSPVYGIYSGFELCENAPIPGKEEYIDSEKYQFKGRDWNAPGNIKDYVTRLNAIRRDNRALQEYANLRFHPADNDNILFYSKKTVAGDNALLFIVTVDPYNPQTAFVHVPLEELGIGDRETYQVEDLLTGERFTWTGSRNFVSLNPHTRPAHIFRVRRWAGREGGRDVYL, encoded by the coding sequence ATGAAGCTGAGCGAAGCCGACACCGTCGTCATCGACCATATCACCCCGCAACTGGAAGGCGGCCGCTACGCCGTCAAGCGCATCTCCGGCCAGGACCTCGTCGTCGAGGCCGACATCCTCAAGGAAGGCCACGACCTCGTCACCGCCGTCCTGAAGTGGCGTCCCAAAGGCGACGCCGCCTGGCGCGAGACGCCCATGACGCTCGGGCAGAATGACCGCTGGACCGGCACGCTCTCCGTCGGCCAGATCGGGGCGTGGGAATACACCGTCGAAGCCTGGGGCGACACCTTCCGCTCGTGGCAGGACGAGGTGCGCAAGAAATTCAACGGCGGCCTCCGCGACCTGAAGAGCGAGGCGCTCGAGGGCGCCAGCCTCGTCAGCAAAGCCGCCGCCCGCGCCGGGAAATCGCCCGATGCGAAGCGCTTGAAAGCCTTCGCCTCCCAGCTCCAGCAGGCCGACGCCGAGGCGCTCAGCACCATTTCCGCCAGCCTCGAGCTCACCGCGCTCATGATCGCGTGGACCGACCGCTCGCTCTCCACCACCCACGCCCCGCTCCCGCTCTGGGTCGACCGCGAGCGCGCCGCCTACGCCGCGTGGTACGAGTTCTTCCCGCGTAGCGCCGAGGGCAAGGCCGACAGCGGCTCCACCTTCCGCGACTGCCTGCCGCGTATTGACGATGCCAAGGCCATGGGCTTCGACGTCATCTACTTCCCGCCCATCCACCCGATCGGCGAGACGAACCGCAAGGGCCGCAACAACTCGCTCCACGCCGAGCCCGGCGAACCCGGAGTCCCCTACGCCATCGGCAACCACCGCCACGGCGTCAACGGCGGCGGCCACAAGGACGTCGCCCCCGAGCTGGGCACCCTCGAGGATTTGTCCTGGCTCATCGGCGAGGTGAAAAAGCGCGGCATGGAGATCGCCATCGACTTCGCGATCAACTGCTCGCCCGACCATCCCTATGTCGAGAGCCACCCCGAGTGGTTCTTCAAGCGTCCCGACGGCACCATCAAGTACGCCGAGAACCCGCCGAAGAAATACGAGGACGTTTACCCGCTGAATTTCCACAACGACAACTGGCAGGCCCTCTGGCAGGAGATGCGCGACGTCATCGCCTTCTGGTGCGAGATCGGCATCCGCACCTTCCGCGTGGACAATCCCCACACGAAGCCCGTCTCCTTCTGGGAGTACCTCATTGGCGACATCCACGAGACCTACCCCGACGCCATCTTCCTCAGCGAGGCCTTCACCCGGCCCAAGATGATGCAGGTCCTCGCCAAGGTCGGCTTCACCCAGAGCTACACCTACTTCACCTGGCGCAATACGAAGTGGGAGCTCACCGAGTACCTCACCGAGCTTACGCAGACGGAGATGAAGGACTACTTCCGGGGCAACTTCTTTACCAACACCCCCGACATCCTCCCCGAGTATCTCCAGCGCAGCGGACGCCCCGGCTTCCTCATTCGCGCCTTCCTCGCCGCCACGCTCTCGCCCGTTTACGGCATCTACAGCGGATTCGAGCTCTGCGAAAACGCCCCCATTCCGGGCAAGGAGGAGTACATCGACTCCGAGAAATACCAGTTCAAGGGCCGCGACTGGAACGCCCCCGGCAACATCAAGGACTACGTCACCCGGCTCAACGCCATCCGCCGCGACAACCGCGCCCTCCAGGAATACGCCAACCTGCGCTTCCACCCCGCCGACAACGACAACATCCTCTTCTACAGCAAGAAGACCGTCGCCGGGGACAACGCCCTCCTCTTCATCGTCACCGTCGACCCCTACAACCCGCAGACCGCCTTCGTGCACGTCCCGCTGGAGGAGCTAGGCATCGGCGACCGCGAGACCTATCAGGTCGAGGACCTGCTCACCGGCGAACGCTTCACCTGGACCGGTTCCCGCAACTTCGTCTCCCTCAACCCCCACACCCGCCCCGCCCACATCTTCCGAGTCCGCCGCTGGGCCGGTCGCGAAGGGGGTAGGGATGTGTATTTGTAA
- a CDS encoding aminoglycoside phosphotransferase family protein — protein MLPHSVINQTFERFPDFSTEDFEVSPLEKGGSDRKFYRIQAAGQHSMIVVKYSSQKEENRHYVDIAQFLAAAGVRVPKIYFHDPEEGLIWMQDLGHDDLWAYRAEPWEIRRPLYEAALTEVARMHTSATRRIEGAGIRLEREFSEQLYLWEQGYFFEHCLGAHFGLDAATVQRYATLPALTGIADHLAHLPRVLVHRDFQSQNILIHQGAAWLIDFQGMRPGLPQYDVASLLYDPYVTLSGSERDHLLAYYQQAARREGLEIAPDFEQVYHECALQRLMQALGAYGFLGLHKGRADFLAHIPAARRSLREVAARLDGLDPFVKLLDSLP, from the coding sequence ATGTTGCCGCACTCTGTCATCAACCAGACCTTTGAGCGCTTCCCGGATTTCTCCACCGAGGACTTCGAGGTCAGCCCGTTGGAAAAGGGCGGGTCGGATCGCAAATTTTACCGCATCCAGGCCGCCGGGCAGCATTCGATGATCGTGGTGAAGTACTCCAGCCAGAAGGAGGAAAACCGCCACTACGTCGACATCGCGCAGTTCCTCGCCGCCGCCGGTGTGCGCGTGCCGAAGATCTATTTTCACGACCCGGAGGAGGGCCTCATCTGGATGCAGGACCTCGGCCATGACGATCTCTGGGCCTACCGCGCGGAGCCATGGGAAATCCGCCGCCCGCTCTACGAGGCTGCGCTCACCGAGGTGGCCCGCATGCACACCTCCGCCACCCGCCGCATCGAGGGCGCAGGCATCCGGTTGGAGCGGGAATTCAGCGAACAGCTTTACCTGTGGGAGCAGGGATACTTTTTCGAGCACTGCCTCGGGGCGCACTTCGGCCTCGATGCCGCCACGGTTCAACGCTACGCCACGCTGCCCGCGCTCACCGGCATCGCCGACCATCTCGCGCACCTGCCGCGCGTGCTCGTGCACCGCGATTTCCAGTCGCAGAATATCCTCATCCACCAGGGCGCGGCGTGGCTCATTGATTTCCAGGGCATGCGCCCCGGCCTGCCGCAGTACGACGTGGCCTCGCTCCTTTACGATCCCTACGTCACGCTCTCCGGCAGCGAACGCGACCACCTCCTCGCCTACTACCAGCAGGCCGCCCGCCGCGAGGGGCTGGAGATCGCGCCCGACTTCGAGCAGGTCTATCACGAGTGCGCCCTCCAGCGGCTCATGCAGGCGCTCGGAGCCTACGGATTCCTCGGCCTCCACAAGGGCCGCGCCGATTTCCTCGCCCACATCCCCGCCGCCCGCCGATCCCTTCGCGAGGTGGCCGCCCGCCTCGACGGGCTCGACCCTTTCGTAAAACTCCTCGACTCCCTGCCATGA
- a CDS encoding sugar phosphate nucleotidyltransferase — translation MGISTAFVLGAGLGTRLRPLTEDRPKPLVPIFHKPLVTFAFDHLRAFGVSRFIVNTHHRAEAYSTLLGESGGAAEYAGCRVAFRHEPVLLDTGGGIKNIQDLVGDEPFLVFNGDVLADLAIDRLIASHIRSGNIATIGLRSHGGPLHVQWNPDTGLMADVRNQLGLGANLPSFLFTGVYVLSPAIFDHIPAGEITSIIPILLGLIRAGTPIGGVILDEGTWFDLGTRESYLECHRRIAAGDLALTYPLDRPWPEPIHPSVRLPVDVTLKGFVAIGEGAKVGAGAELHDTVLWEGAEIAPGARLESCIVRDHRHAGGDRRNADF, via the coding sequence ATGGGGATTTCGACGGCCTTCGTGCTTGGGGCGGGGCTGGGGACCCGTCTCCGCCCGCTCACCGAGGATCGACCGAAGCCGCTCGTTCCCATCTTTCACAAACCGCTCGTCACTTTCGCCTTCGATCACCTCAGGGCGTTTGGCGTTTCGCGGTTCATCGTCAATACCCACCACCGGGCCGAGGCCTACTCGACCCTGCTCGGCGAAAGCGGGGGAGCCGCGGAGTACGCGGGCTGCCGTGTCGCCTTCCGCCACGAGCCGGTCCTGCTCGACACCGGCGGCGGCATCAAGAACATCCAGGACCTTGTCGGCGACGAGCCCTTCCTCGTTTTCAATGGCGACGTCCTCGCCGATCTCGCCATCGACCGACTCATCGCCTCGCATATCCGCAGCGGCAATATCGCCACCATCGGCCTCCGCTCCCACGGCGGCCCGCTCCACGTGCAGTGGAATCCCGACACCGGCCTCATGGCCGACGTGCGCAATCAGCTCGGCCTCGGCGCGAATCTCCCGTCGTTCCTTTTCACCGGCGTCTACGTCCTCTCGCCCGCGATCTTCGACCACATCCCGGCGGGGGAGATCACCTCGATCATTCCCATCCTGCTCGGCCTCATCCGCGCCGGAACCCCCATCGGCGGCGTGATCCTCGACGAGGGCACGTGGTTCGACCTCGGCACGCGCGAATCCTATCTGGAGTGCCACCGTCGTATCGCCGCAGGCGACCTCGCGCTGACCTACCCGCTCGACCGCCCCTGGCCGGAGCCCATCCACCCCTCCGTCCGCCTGCCCGTCGATGTGACGTTGAAAGGCTTCGTCGCCATCGGGGAGGGGGCCAAGGTGGGCGCGGGAGCCGAACTTCATGACACCGTCCTCTGGGAAGGCGCGGAAATCGCCCCCGGGGCTCGCTTGGAATCTTGCATTGTCCGGGACCATCGCCATGCTGGCGGGGATCGGCGCAACGCCGACTTTTAA